From the Musa acuminata AAA Group cultivar baxijiao chromosome BXJ3-7, Cavendish_Baxijiao_AAA, whole genome shotgun sequence genome, one window contains:
- the LOC135642645 gene encoding F-box/kelch-repeat protein At1g80440-like — MDELIPGLPNDIAQECLIRVPYDGFPTVRSVCRRWKQELQSSQFHSLRKTAGLTRPVIALAQAEPALAPAAGPAKKYTASASPSYRLVLFEPVTGAWSCPPPIPGLLRGLPLFCHLAAVGRELVVVCGCDPETWAASDEVHIYDFEAGVWRRGARMPGPRRSFFACAASEELRAVFVAGGHDEEKNALRSAMAYDVVANAWAPLPDMAQERDECRGAFLRGAFHVVGGYPTEAQGRFSRSAEAFHVVSRRWGPVEEDKLEVGTCPRACVAGGDGRLHMCGPRGDVAALSDDGSGAWRAVAEAPETARVAPLLVAWERSLMLIGSEKRGGGHVGYVGEVGAGKGATTWKRVATPEEFSGHVQAGCSMEI, encoded by the coding sequence ATGGATGAACTGATACCCGGGCTCCCGAACGACATAGCGCAGGAGTGTCTCATCCGCGTCCCCTACGACGGCTTCCCTACGGTCCGCTCCGTCTGCCGCCGCTGGAAGCAAGAACTCCAATCCTCCCAATTCCACAGCCTCAGGAAGACCGCTGGTCTAACCAGACCGGTCATCGCCCTCGCCCAGGCCGAGCCGGCACTTGCCCCTGCTGCAGGCCCAGCCAAGAAGTACACTGCCTCCGCCTCCCCCTCGTACCGCCTCGTCCTCTTCGAGCCCGTGACCGGCGCATGGAGCTGCCCGCCGCCTATTCCCGGCCTCCTCCGTGGCCTGCCCCTTTTCTGCCATCTGGCGGCCGTCGGCCGGGAGCTGGTGGTGGTCTGCGGGTGCGACCCGGAGACGTGGGCCGCCTCTGACGAGGTCCACATCTATGACTTCGAGGCCGGCGTGTGGCGTCGCGGGGCCCGGATGCCCGGCCCCCGGCGGTCCTTCTTCGCGTGCGCCGCGTCGGAGGAGCTCCGTGCCGTCTTCGTCGCCGGGGGTCACGACGAGGAGAAGAACGCGCTGCGGTCGGCGATGGCGTACGACGTGGTGGCCAACGCGTGGGCCCCACTGCCGGACATGGCGCAGGAGCGGGACGAGTGCCGGGGAGCCTTCCTGCGGGGCGCCTTCCACGTCGTCGGGGGATACCCGACGGAGGCGCAGGGCCGGTTCTCGCGGAGCGCGGAGGCGTTCCACGTCGTCTCCAGGCGGTGGGGCCCCGTGGAGGAGGACAAGCTGGAGGTCGGCACGTGCCCGCGGGCGTGCGTGGCGGGTGGCGACGGGCGGCTCCACATGTGCGGGCCGAGAGGGGACGTAGCGGCGCTTTCGGACGACGGGAGCGGCGCGTGGCGGGCGGTGGCGGAAGCGCCGGAGACCGCGAGGGTGGCGCCGCTCCTGGTGGCCTGGGAGCGGAGCCTGATGCTGATCGGCTCGGAGAAGCGCGGTGGGGGCCACGTGGGGTACGTCGGGGAGGTGGGGGCGGGAAAGGGGGCGACGACGTGGAAGAGGGTGGCGACGCCGGAAGAGTTTTCGGGCCACGTGCAGGCGGGCTGCTCCATGGAGATATGA